One Cynocephalus volans isolate mCynVol1 chromosome 5, mCynVol1.pri, whole genome shotgun sequence DNA window includes the following coding sequences:
- the LOC134378900 gene encoding non-structural maintenance of chromosomes element 3 homolog: protein LQKPRRRGRSSAQAEKDEEWSPGRVPRVASGGVAEEAPSTSRGPGGSQEALGSASQAAPSAGPRTQKPLELKAAEPVQFLLVKDRKKIPVRRTDVMKHVVGDYKDLFPDLPRLAAQRLQYVFGYQLVELEPESNPYILMDALEPVEEDAEVRGDQGTPSTGLLRMALGLIFMKGNTIKETEVWDFLRRLGVYPTKKHLIWGDPKKLITEDFVRQRYLESRRTPHTDPVDYEFQWGPRTNLETSKRKVLKFVAKVHNQDPEACEALSDEEKRARPAPEPSGRAPSS, encoded by the coding sequence TTGCAGAAACCGAGGCGCCGGGGCCGCTCTAGCGCGCAGGCCGAGAAGGACGAGGAATGGAGCCCCGGCCGCGTCCCCCGGGTCGCAAGCGGTGGCGTCGCTGAGGAGGCCCCGAGCACGTCCCGCGGGCCGGGCGGCTCGCAGGAGGCCCTGGGCTCCGCGTCGCAGGCCGCCCCCTCCGCGGGTCCCAGGACCCAGAAGCCGCTAGAGCTGAAGGCGGCCGAGCCGGTGCAGTTCTTGCTGGTTAAGGACCGGAAGAAGATCCCGGTCAGGCGGACCGACGTAATGAAGCACGTCGTCGGAGACTACAAGGACCTCTTCCCGGACCTCCCCAGACTGGCTGCCCAGCGCCTCCAGTACGTCTTCGGGTACCAGCTGGTGGAGCTTGAGCCCGAGAGCAACCCCTACATCCTGATGGACGCCCTGGAACCCGTGGAGGAGGATGCCGAGGTGAGGGGCGATCAGGGCACACCCAGCACCGGCCTCCTGAGGATGGCTCTAGGGCTTATCTTTATGAAGGGCAACACTATCAAGGAGACCGAAGTCTGGGACTTTCTGCGGCGGTTGGGGGTGTACCCCACCAAGAAGCACTTAATTTGGGGGGATCCAAAGAAACTCATTACTGAAGACTTTGTACGGCAGCGTTACCTGGAGTCCCGGCGGACACCCCACACTGATCCTGTAGACTATGAATTCCAGTGGGGCCCGCGAACCAACCTAGAAACCAGCAAAAGGAAAGTTCTCAAGTTTGTGGCCAAAGTGCATAATCAAGACCCCGAGGCCTGTGAAGCTTTGTCAGATGAGGAGAAGAGGGCCCGACCTGCGCCTGAGCCGAGTGGCCGAGCCCCATCCTCTTGA